The Leucothrix mucor DSM 2157 DNA window TTTACCCTGTTAGTTAGACCCAATAACCTCGGATACCCCAGGTTAGGCTTAGCTATAAGCAAAAAAAACGTCAAGTTAGCAGTTAATCGCAACCGTATTAAGCGATTGATTCGCGAAAGCTTTCGACATCAGTTATCTGAACTCCCCTCTGTTGACATCATTGCCATGTGTCGTACCGGCGCGGTAGTATTACCTAGCGCTGAAATTCTCAAGCAACTGGACTCTCAGTGGCACTACATGCGCAAGAAACTGGATACCCACTCAACGACAGATAGATCATCCTAAGGATAATCCATGGAACAACAACGCCCCCTTCTTTACCTGATGCTGGCCTTCATCGCCTTTATGATTTGGTCCAGCTGGCAAGAAAGAAATGCCCCACCTGTAAGCTCTGCCCCAACGACGCAAGTAACCACAGCCGGTAATGTCGCCAATCAAGCTGATGTCCCACAGTCTCCTAATTTGACTTCTGCATCTGTTGCTGGTGTACCGACGACGAATGCGGTCACGGGTAAAAATATCCGTGTTAAAACAGATGTATTGGATTTGCAGATCAGCTTAACTGGTGGAACAGTACTTCAAGCAGACTTGTTGACTTACCCTGTCAGCTTGGACGAGCCTGAAAACCCTGTACGGGTACTGGATGTTGCTAAAACTTATGCAGCGCAGTCTGGCTTAGTTGCAAGCGAAGGGGACCCTAAACTGGCACCTAATCACTATGCAGAGTTCTCTACTGAAAAAAGTGAGTACATCTTAGAAGGTGATACGCTGGAAGTACCATTGGTATGGCGTGGTGAGAACGGCTTAACGGTTACCAAAACATTTACCTTCAAACGGGGTAAGTTCTTGGTTGATGTCCAGCAAACACTGAATAACCAATCTGGTAATGCCTGGAATGGAATTGAATATCATCAAATAACGCATGGTACTCCAGAGAGTCAGGGCATAGGTTTGGGTACAGTTTCCTATGTTGGTGGTGCGTATTATGATGATAAGTACGTAAAAGTTGATTTTGGTGATATTGAAAGCGAAAATCTTAAAAAGCAGATCAAAGGTGGCTGGGCCGCCATGCTCGAGCATTATTTTATTAGTGCTTGGATTCCTGGTCCTGATTCATTAAACACCTATGAAACACTGTTCATCCCAGAGCGTAGCAGTCACATATTGCGTGTGAGCTCTCCATCATTGTCTGTTCCAGACGGTAAAGCAGGTATTTTCAAGAGTCAGTTTTACGTTGGCCCTAAGATTCAGAAAAATCTGGAAGCCATGTCACCAGGTCTGGATCTGACTGTGGATTATGGTATTTTCAGCTTTGTTTCTAAGCCTATTTTCTGGATT harbors:
- the rnpA gene encoding ribonuclease P protein component produces the protein MTGQAFSRQYRLTKAEEYQYVFDNARRFGNPAFTLLVRPNNLGYPRLGLAISKKNVKLAVNRNRIKRLIRESFRHQLSELPSVDIIAMCRTGAVVLPSAEILKQLDSQWHYMRKKLDTHSTTDRSS
- the yidC gene encoding membrane protein insertase YidC — its product is MEQQRPLLYLMLAFIAFMIWSSWQERNAPPVSSAPTTQVTTAGNVANQADVPQSPNLTSASVAGVPTTNAVTGKNIRVKTDVLDLQISLTGGTVLQADLLTYPVSLDEPENPVRVLDVAKTYAAQSGLVASEGDPKLAPNHYAEFSTEKSEYILEGDTLEVPLVWRGENGLTVTKTFTFKRGKFLVDVQQTLNNQSGNAWNGIEYHQITHGTPESQGIGLGTVSYVGGAYYDDKYVKVDFGDIESENLKKQIKGGWAAMLEHYFISAWIPGPDSLNTYETLFIPERSSHILRVSSPSLSVPDGKAGIFKSQFYVGPKIQKNLEAMSPGLDLTVDYGIFSFVSKPIFWIMNRIQSVVSNWGWTIILMTILIKLFFFWPSAISYRSMAKMKKLGPKIKEINEKHKADPQAKQKATMDFYRKEKINPLGGCLPILIQMPVFMGLYWVLLESVELRQAPWIMWFKDLSVMDPYYVLPLLMGASMYIQQRLNPPQMTDPMQQKIFQFLPVVFTVMFLFFPAGLVLYWVVNNVLSIAQQYVITKRIVGDDAPVLS